GCTGATATCTGGATAGCTGTCGCCATATTTTTGATATACATGTTCATTATGATTATGATATCCTATATCAATAGAAACAGGAGAGGTGGTGGAGGCAGAACTTTTAGCGGAAGGGGAGTTAGCGGAACGGGGCCTGTAATTATTCATTGGGGAGATAGTGATTTTGGAAGTTTTTCAGGAGGTTCAGGTTCTTTTGGAGGATTTGGTGGCGGCTCGGGAGGAGGAGGAGGTGCCGGAGGTTCGTGGTAATTCTTTGAATTATTCAAACGTTTTAAGAGGTAAATTGTACTAAAACTTATAAAGCACTTAAATCAAATCAATAACACAGAAACAAGAAAACAGAAAGGTTTGTACAGATATCCGGCAGAATATGAATGATAACATCAAAATGAGCAGTTTTACAAACTTGCAAAATGCTTCGCCTGATTATATACTCAAATTCATCGTTAGCTACCTCTGCATCAGCTAACAAATAATTTCAAATCTAACTATGCTTAACCCCAACTATATCCTTAAGCATATAGATTAGACCTGTAATGTGGTGTTAATTAGTATAAATACAATTTTTCAAAAAAACCTTTAAACCAAATATCACTATTCGGTGTTTAGAGGTTGAATTGGTTAGTATTTTTTGAATTAGAAAAATGCTAACTTTGCAACTGCAATTTGTAGATGTTTGAAAAGATTGCTTTTTGAAAGACAGAAAACAAGAAAACAAACATTAGTAAGTTTTTAAAAACAATATCTTTTTTAAAACAAACTAAGCAATAATGCGGGCAAAATTGCGTTTCTAAAAAAAAACCACAAAAAAAAGCATTAACAAAAAGACCAATTAAATTTTTGAGGCTTCACCCACCTCTTCATACTAATCAGATATGTTGTTACATCAACTTAAAGTAACCAGACTACAGAAATGAAGTAACTAAGCATAAACATATTAACGCAAGAAGCGATTTTCAACTCGCTTGTTTTTTTAGTAGCTCTCAAAGAAGCCATCAATACAATTGGTTGGACAGATTTTTCAAACCAACTAAAATGAGTAAATTAACGACAAATAACCAAATAAATAAAACAACCACATATTACATTGACGCAACGAATGTTTGCTATTGGAGCAACCCCGAAGTTCCTTCATTAGCTGTTCTTTTGAAATTGCTGTTAATTCTCAGAAAAATCAAGAAACAACCGTTCTTTTGTATTTTTGATGCCAATACCGCACATAAGCTACCACCCGATGAAAGGGATATTTACAACTATATGCTCAATAACGGCAATTTTCATCAGGTAAGCGGTGGCAAAAGAGCGGATGATTATATTTTGAGTCTTGCAGACATGTATAATGGAAATGTTATCAGCAATGATAACTATTCAGATCCTAAATACAGCCGTTATCGTTGGAAAGATCGCGATTACCGACCCACCCGCTTATTTATGGGCGAGGTAATTAAAACAACAGATGGAGAACATTTAATGTTGTTCGATCTTGACATCAATGTACGGTTAGACCAATCGGTTTCCGAACTATTCAAAGAATTAGAGAAGGTTCTTAATCCCCCCAAAGTGCATTACAATGGGGTGGTTAAGTTTTACAATAACCAAAGGGGATGGGGAGGAATCACATTTTTGAAAGAAACAGATATTGCTTTTACAAAATCATCAGATTCCAACCTGAGTTTTGAAGAAGGACAGGAGGTTGAATTTAAAATTTCAGAGACAGAAAAAGGACTGTTTGCCGAAGATGTTGTTATTAAGCCTGCAACCATTAAGTTTTTTAAAGGGGTCATTTCAATTTATGACGAGGTAAGAGAAACGGGATTTATCTCAATAGTAGATGGACCCCAGCGGTTGTTTTTCAGAAAATCTTATTTTGATGAGGGCGTTGACAATTCTGTAATTACCAAAAATATGGAAATTGAATGTGTCATTGGTACCAACAGCAAAGGGGAATGTGCCCGTCAGATTAGATTTGTAGCACCGGGTGCAGAAGTGTTGCTAAGACAACAAGAAGAAAAGGTGAAAATTGCTGAAGAAAAAATTAAAAATCTGCAGGAGTTATTGTTGTTGTCCAACAAAAAGCTGAACCAGCAGGCACAAGAACTTATTGTTATCAGAAAAAAGGCAGAATCAGAATTGGAAACCTTAAAAAAGGCATATCAGGAAGAAATCAATGCACTTAAATCTAAAATAAAACCAGAAGTTCAATCGCCGTTGCCTGAAAAAGAAATAGAGAAAAATGTTGAAACTGAGAATAAGCAAAAAACATTAAAAAAGAAACCTTCTAAAAAATCTGTTGAATCAGAACTAAAACTTCCCAAAGAATTAGATAAGCAAGCAAACGAAAAAGAGCAACAACAACCCTCCAAAGCAGCCAACACCATCAATAAAAGTACCAAACAACAAAAGGCAGTTAAAGTGCAAGACCCTGTTCCGGTTTTGATAATTCCCGAAACCAAGACAGAATTAAAAACTGAATTGAACGGAAAAAGTGAGACCATAGTTTTGCAGAAAAAAAAAATGGTAGTACCGGCAAAACAAATAGGAGGAAAGGCATATAGATTAACCAGAGTAGCTTCTGAAATTAACGTTGAAATTGATATTGTTAAAGAGCATCTGAAAAACAAAAACATTGAGGTTGAAAACAGCCCCCATGCAAAAATAGATGAAGAAACTCGACAATTGTTAATCAAAGACTTCAAATCAGTAAAGGCTTTAAAAGAGAAAACTGAACTTATTCATCTCCGAACTTCAAAGAATGTAGTTGAAAAAGTAGTTAAAGAAGAAACCAAGCATCATAAAGTTCAAGCAACCGAAAAAAAAGAATTTAAAATATCTAAACCAGAAAATTACAGCAAAAAAATGACTGAAAAAGACACAAATAAACCAACCGTGAATCCTGAAGAAGGAACAGCTAAAAAGAATGTTAAAACAGGGGGCAAGCAAACAAAAAAAGTAGAATTACCCCTGCCCGAAGAATTTGAAACAGAAGACAAAAGGCTTAATTGGTGGAGTAAATTAGAACCCCAGTGGAAAAAAGCATTCAATGTGGCTATGGGTAATATAGAATCCATCAACAAACCTACTGATGCCGACATATTGAGGTTAGTGTATATGAAGACCTTAGACCTGGACAATACTACTAAGAATACACTGACCTTTAAGTTAACTAATTTGTCGGGAATTAAACACCTAACCAATCTTACTAAATTGAATGTAAGCGGGCATGAACTGGTCAATATAAACGGGATTATGAAACTGATAAACCTGACCGATTTTAATTGCAGCCACAATAAACTTATGTCGCTGAATGGGTTGCCATATCTCGAAAATCTCGAAAGATTAGACTGTTCTCATAATCTACTTAAAGCAGGCAACTTAAAAGCAATTGATTTTAAAATTCCAACTTTGCGAAAATTAGATTGTAGAGTCAACCAATTCTTAGTCGCTGACCGCAAATTTTTAACAGATTTAAGAATAAAGGAAGTACAGTTTTAGTCAGATTTGATGGATATACCACTTGCCGGTATAAAACATTTGACATTGGTTGTCTTTTAGATCAAAAAATCATAAAGACAACATCGGTGATTATTGCTTATTTTGGTCATTTAACACAACCAACTAAAATCATACGATTTTTTCAGTTTTTGTATTGGTCAATTTGAATTAGCCTTTTTTCATGTGCAAATTATTTCGCTTTTTCCCCGGCTTTGTTGCGATTCTTATGACTTTGGTGATTTTAATGCCTCAGACTGCAAACGCTCAAAAAAGGAAGGGTAAAAACAAACAACCTATCAAGCTTACAAATATCGTTGAACCTGATATAGCCCCTATTGTTCCGGTTGTTCAGAGAAAAACACCTCAAACTTTAGTTACCATTTCCGGGAAAATTACGAAAGCTCAGAATGCTTTGATAAGTCTGGATATTCTGGATAATCCAATCAATAATAACATTCTGAGTTTTGCTTCTAAGATTGATAGTACCGGTCAGTTTACCATTCAGCTACCTTTGGAATATCCCACATTCGCCTGGATTTTTCATGCCAACCAAAGTGTACCGGTTTTCATTCATCCGGAAGACGGGTTAACTATTACATTAAATGGGGTTGATTTAGTCAATACCATAAAATATACAGGACGAGGAGCTGAAAACTGCCGCTTAACCACTGAATATTACCGTAAATTTAACCGTGCTACCCAGCGAAGCATTACTACCCAAAAAATGAGCGAGTTATCGCCGGAAGATTTTATCATTTACGCCAACGATTTAAAAAAACAAAAGCAGCAGTTGCTGAGTGATTTTAAAGAAAAAAACATAATTACAGCCCTTTGCGAGAACTTTGTCAAAGCTCAGATTTTAGCAGAATGGGCAGCGGTTTTGATGGATTTTCCGGTTGCATACAGTTTCAAAACCAATGAAATCTCCCCCGTTTTACCAGACGGATATTATGATTTTTTGAGCGAAGTTGATTTTAATAACGAAGAAATCATGCAGTTGAATGTCTATACAGATTTTCTGCTCAAGTATGTAACGCATAAATTTAACAAGTCAATAAACAGGGCAACTTACAATCCCGAAAACTTTTATGCCGATAAATACGAGTTTGCAAAAAAAATACTGAGTGGAAAAGCGCTCTATTTTGTTCAGGCCATCAGCATCGCCGATGCTTGTACTTACAGTAAAGTAGAGTTAATGGCACCAAAATTTGATGAATTTATCATCGCCTGTCCTTTTGGCAATTTCAATCAGGCCCTTGCTGAAATTTTTGACCAATCTTATAAAATCAGAGCCGGTCAACAAGCACCCGATTTTACGCTGACCAATTTGAATGGCGATACTATAACCCTCTCTCAGTTAAGAGGTAAAGTCGTATATGTTGATTTTTGGGCTACCTGGTGTGGACCTTGTATTAAAGAGTTCCCGTACTCAGAGAAGTTGAAAAAAAGGTTTAGTCATAAAAATGTGGCGTTTGTCTATATTTCTGTTGATGAAAGTCAGGAAGTTTGGGCAAACTACCTTAGAACTAAAGATATCAGCAGTGATACCAGTTTACATTTGTTAGCAAGTGCATTAGAATCTGATGCCGGATTTCAATATAATGTAAAAGGGGTTCCTCGTTACCTGATAATTGATGCTGATGGAATTATTGCAGACAGCAATGCCAAAAGACCAAGCGATATGGGTATTATTTCAGACCTCGAAAAAGTATTGTCCAAGTCGCCTTTAAAGCAGAATTAGTTTGATAAACAGAACAAAAAAGGTCCCTTATAGAGACAAATTCTTTTGTTAAAGCATCGGTTATTCTAATAGGAGGAATTAAAAATGCTTGAACTGCCTGGGTAACTTAAGTCATTTGAATTACCACAAGAACTCTGTAGTAAAACTCTCTAACAAAAAAAACGATGAACCCGAATAAGAGTTCATCGTTTTTTTTTGATATCTATTTAACCACTGTAACCTTTTGCATGGACGATTCTCCGGTATCTTGATTAGTAACAGTTACAATATACAAACCCGGGTTAAAGTTGCCGAGATGAATGCTGATTGCATCCGAAAACTGAGCATGATAAACCGATTGACCTGCAAGCGTATTTATAGAAAGTTGATAATTTGCAGTTTTCGATGGATAAATACTCAGCAATTCATTGGCAGGATTTGGGTAGGCTAAAATTGTAAATGCATTAGGTTTGTTGTTTGGCGCGGGATTTATGCCGGTAATACTACCATTGGTCAATACCGGTAAATCTATATTGGTTGGATATTGGGGGGAGAAATGCAGCCTTTGTACGGCAGTGCGGGGAGTCATTTCAACACCATTGAAAGTATAAGTTCTGCCATCGCCGGGTTTACGTCTGAAGTATTCTCCATCTTCTATTGGAAGATTGGGATTTACCTGATAACGGGTATAATTGCTGCTGCTGATTAGAATTTTTATCCGGTGGTTTTTCCCCCAAACATACCCTATGGGTTGCATGGCGAATTTGTATTCATAAACCTGTCCGATTTCAATGTTGGTAAAAGGAGCTTCGTCATTTTCAAGCCCTTCGGCAATAGAACGGGCATATTCCCGAGCGCGGGCATTGATACAGCCTTCAAACACAAATAATTCTCTTCCGTCCGGATAAACATCTAAAACACGAACAAAAAAGTCAGTATCAGTAGGACCGCTCATGGTTCCTCCGGGATTTGTTTTGGCATAAAGTGTGAATACAGGATTTCCTATAATGGCTAAAGAATCTTGTATGGCCTCACTGATGAAATGCACTACACCTTCCCGATCCATAGAATAAGGGGCGTAACGGGAATCCGCAAGATCTAACTGACCTTGACTGTCGCGATCGTCCTGAGGAGTACGTACAATCATGTTTGCGCCTCCTATGGTTAAAATAGGATCGTCCGGATCATGAACATACATTTTAACACCTTCGTCAGTTGATGGGGGTGTTAAATCAATGGAACCGTCCTGATGTAAATACATTTTTTGATTTTCTATACTCTCGCTGGGGGGAAAAGTTTCTGAGCCTCGCCAATAGTTTCCAACGTTTTCATTTTCGGGAACACCATCGTTAACCGGCCCAACTACATAAAACCTGACGGCAGGAATATTAGGAAAATCCTGAACAGGGATACTGTTAAGTTCTATACCGTCTAATCCATTGATTAAGGGTTCATCTAAAGTCGGAATGGCTACATTAAGAGTAATGTTTCCACCCGAAGGTAGTGTCAGTTCAACAGGAACTGCATCTAACCCGCCTGCTCCGTTGATAAAATTAAAAAAGTCAAGAAAATCAATCCGGTATTCACTTGCAGGAACTCGGACTTGTAATTGCCCTAAAGAACTATTAACAGTTTGCCACATTTGGCTTGCCGGAATACGAACCCGTGGTTCGCCAATATTCGCAAAATTGTTATAGTTCAGATTGTACCTGAACCAACCGATAAGTTCAGAATTGATAATAGCTGAAACAGGGATATTGTCTATGTCAATATCGCTGATATCTATTTTGGTGAAATCGGCAACATTTTCCTTGTAGGTTAAATCTCCGGTAGTTCTGCTACCTATTGTTTGATGTGCCCACGGGCCTATAATTATTTTTTGAAGTTGGCGATTAGTTTGGCCGATATGCTGTCTGGTCAAACGATGAGTTTCTATCTGACCATCGTTGAATATGTCCCACCATCCGGTTACATGGTAAACAGGAACTTCCAGATTTTCATACCTACTATGTTCACCGGCAATATCACCTTCTCCTGTTGCATTAACAGGAGCACGGCTTGCATCCATATCGCCCCGCAATCTTCCGTTTGGATAATAGCTGCAAACCCCATTGTTGTATCTTACACTGACAAAATGATCAATTGCAAGATTTGCTGCATCAAACATATTGGTTAATCCATAATCGGCAGAAGTATGGATATTGTTGTTGAGATCGGTGTCTATATCAATAAAATCATCTTCAGTTCCACTAAAAATTTGTCCTCTGAGCCAGCCGGTTACCAATCTGTCCCGGAAAACACCGTTTTGATATCCTGTACATTTATAATGTTCGCTGGCTGCAACGATTGGCATGAGGCATTTAAGACCTCGGGTCATTGGGTCAATTCTATGGGCTAAGGCAGATTGCAACTGTGTGTTTCCCAATGCCGATGCGCCAAACATACCGACACTTCCATTACAAAGTAAATCGGTAAAATCAGGAATACCATCTGTATCTATATCATAAGAATAGGTCAGGCTATCAGTAATGAATTTAATGGAATTGTATCCATCTTCGTGAAAGTTGCCGTTTCGAGGATCATCCAGTTCTGTGATGTCCAAAACATGTTTGATGTCCGGATGATAAGGATCCTTACGCCATCCATCGCTATACATAGGTAAGTAAACACCTCCTGAAGAATACCGCCCTCTCATGTCTTGCTGACAATATCCATAGCCCATCACCGAAACAACCGAGCCTACAATATCTTCTCCTTCTTTGTCATAAGGTGTGCGGGTTAAAATGATAGGTACGCGGTAAGGGTTGTCGTTGGGTTCACCGTTCAGGGTTTCATAAATGATATACCAGGTGCCTTTGGGCAAGACTTGCAATTTTCCGGACACACTTCCTAAAATTGGCACATTCATATTAAGGTTAATGACCAGTGAATCCCTTAAAATTGGCAAGGTAATGTCGGTCATCAATTGAGTGCCATCGGGCATAGTAAATGGAACGGTTATTTTAGAGGACAACTCACGGATATCTTCAATTTCGCCATTCGGACTAAATTGTGCTGTAAGGAATTGAACACAAAACAGACAACAAAGTAGGGTTGTAATTACTTTTGTCATATACCTAACTTTTTTTGTGATAAAAGAAGCAAACCGATAAGTACAAATATGGGTTGTAAGTTAAGTAATTTTTTCGACATCAAAATTATTTAACAAAATTCAAGTAATCAAATATCCAACTTTAATTGCCATTTTTTATGAAGCCAGTTTTTACCACTTTTCTTGCCCTGTGTTTTTGTTTTTTTTCTCTTAAAGTTTATTCACAACCTTATTATTACACCCCAAACATCAGCAATATTTTTAGTATGCATGGTTGTGGAGGTTGCCATCCCAATTCAGGCGGTTTAAATATCAGTTACAATGGTTTGTTTTCGGGCGGTAGCAGTTGCGGACAGGCGGTTATTCCATTTAATGCGAATGGTAGCCCGCTCGTTACTAAAATTGATCCGACTATCCCAAACTGCTCAGGAGGAAATATGCCTCCTTCCGGAAGTGTGAGTGCTGCCAATATTGCCATAATTAAAGAATGGATAAATTCGGGAGCTTTACGCAATAATACTTCAAGCTGTGAAGACTTACTTATTTCTGCTTATATGGAAGGTTCATCATTCAATAAATATCTTGAAATTTATAACGGCACCGGCGCAACTATAGATTTATCGGCTTATAGTGTACGGATTTACAGCAATGGTAGTACAACGGTAAGTAGTACAGTACCATTATCAGGCATGTTAAATCACAACAGTTATTTATTGATAGCACATCCGAGCGCCGATTTAGCCGGTCTTACCCCTGATATTACCTCTTCTAATTTAAATTTTAACGGAAACGATGCAGTCGCCTTGTTCAATGGCGCTTATAATGTGGATGTGTTTGGGCAAATAGGAGTGAACCCCGGAGATACAGGTTGGGCAAATGCAGCATGTTTTACAACCGATCAAACCTGGATAAAATCCGATTTGGGTGCTACATGCATCTATAGTGCTTTTTCGGGCAATACAGATTTTAATCCCGTTTTGAGTTCTTTATATACCTGCTTTCCAAATAATGAAGCCTCAGCCTTTCATACTTATGTCGAGTGTAATTTGCCGGATGCCATTCCTCTGCCGGCTATAAACTATGCTTGTGATCCCTTTTTAATAGGCCCAAAATTTTTGGAAGCTCCCAGCGGTGGTATTTATGTCTATCGAATCTACGATGCTCCTGTGGGGGGGACTCTTATTAATAGCGGACTTACCTTTTATCCGCCTGCTTTAGGCACTTATTATATGGCTTTATACGAACCCGCAACGAATTGTGAAGGTGAAAGGCATCAGTTTGAAATAATCCTTCTTCCTTCGCCTTCCGTCCAATATTTAGAACAAAATTGCTACATTAGTAGTATGACCTATAGTTTAACGTTTTCAGTTTCGGGTATTTCTATTAATTCTGTTTTTGATGCAGTAATGAATATGCCAATTTTTCTGAACGAATCAAATGAAGGCATAGTTACCAATGTTCCATTCTACGATAATGTAACGCTTCGCATAAATGATTCGGGCTGTACTTTTTACGATACCTTTACTAATTCTTCATGCACAACTCCGCCTTGCCCTACAATCAACTATCCAACCGGAACTACGGGAATGGTAAGCGTTTATGACGGACAGGATTATACCTTGTCGGCTTTGGTGACCAACCCTGAATCAAGTAGTGCCACATATTGGTCAAATGGACAATTTGGAAACAGCATAACTTTAACTGCCAACAATACCGGTTTTTGCGAAGAGCAACAATATTACTTTTACGCTGAGTTATGGGATATTCCATCCGGCTGCGCTCCCGCAGCTTTACCGTTTAACGTAACAATATATCCCGACCCCTTTGAAAGTGCCCGCCTTGTCATAAATCCTGCCGATACCTGTACTGTCAGTGTTGAGGTTTGTTCACAGGTTGGAGAATATGAAGTAAATGTTTTGGGATATACTATCAATGGGGGAGCGCTTCAATCAGGAGATTCATATACTGCCTTAGCGGGTGAAACTTCAACTCTCAGTTTTGAAATTGAAGTAACAGATCCGGAGAATAATACGAATACTTATACTTTGGAAACTGAGCTTGATTGCCCTGCAGTTATTGGTGTTGACCCTGCTATTGAAAATAGAACTGCACTTTCTATTAAACATATAGCATGGTCACCAAATACCGGTTGGGAGCTTTTTTATTTTTTACCCGAAACCGAATCAGGAATGTTAGACTTGTTTGTTTACAACTCAGCCGGAAGTTTGATTTATCGCCAGACATTTGAGGCAATTATACCGGGTCAGAACCGCCATTTGCTTCAGGTTCCGGATCTATCATCAGGTTTGTATATGGTTCAACTTTCGGGGGCTACTCAAACCAAAGTCTATAAGTGGTCAAAGTTTCACTAAAATAAAAAAGCGTGTGGTAAAACAACCACACGCTTTTTTATTCTGCTTTAAGTGAACGATGATCAGTTCAACGAGTATTCTACCTTTTTACCGGTACGGTTAATATAAGGTCTGAGTTCTTCTGCGAGGCGTTTGCGAATCCAAAAAATACGGCTTTTGATTGTTCCAAGAGGAACATTCAGCGCATCTGCTATTTCCTGATACTGATAGCCCTGTACGTTCATTAACAGCGTGGTTTGATAAGCTTTTGGTAAACGTGCAATTGCATGATTGATGTCTTCAATTGTTAAATCCGAGTCTCCGCTGTTAAAAGTAGTATGAGAAACATTCATTTGATACAACTGCTCAACCGGATCTACAAGGGTATATTTGCGAGTAGCTTTTTGTCTGTATTGATTAATGAAAATATTTTTCATGATAACCAATAACCATGATTTTAGATTGGTGTTATGTTTAAAGTTATCCTTATACCTGAATGCTCTGGTCATTGTATCTTGAATCAAGTCTTCGGCATCAATCATGTTTTTAGTCAAACTGACAGCATAGGGTTTTATGGTGTCGTAGAGTCGAACAACTGCGGTATTAAATTCTTCCGATGACATAAAAAAGTTGGGTTGTTTTAAGATTAAGTGGCAATTGGTTTTTTAAAATGGTATTTGTTTTTTGAAAAAACCATTTTGTTTATATAGAGTAGGCAGTTTGTGGTTTTTAGTTGCCTTCCCCGAATATATTTGTATCAGATTTGTCTTAAGACTTTCAGTTTGTGCAAAAAATATTTAATTAACGGTTTCTGTATTTGTTATTTTAGAATTAAAAGTTTTGACAGCTTCGCTGAGGTCAAAAACTTCTTGTTCGTCACAAAATTCATGTTGTAAGATGCTCGCACCAACAGCAGATCGGGACCCACCGGCACAATGAACAACAACGGGTTTGTCGGTTGGAATTTCTTTAATTCTTTCTCGCAACTCGTAAAGAGGAATTTGAATAGCTGATTCAAAAATTTTATTTTCAGCTTCTTTTGGGTTTCTGACATCTAAGATTGTGTAATCTGAAAGGTACTCTTCAAAATTGGCCATATTTATTGACGGACTTTGACTATCACAGTTTTCAGGGTTAACAATAGTTCCTGTAATATAAGATTCGTAACCAATTTTAGCTGCTCTTTTGACTGCCATTTCTACTTCTTCAGTAGTTGAACCAACGAGGTAGAAATTTTCTCCCGGGGCAACAATTGAACCAAGCCATGTTTCAAATTTACCTTTAACTTGTATATTGATAGCACCTTTTATATGCCCTTTTTTAAATTCCTCCTGAGGTCTGACATCAATGACCAGATTATTTTCTTTTATCTTAGTATCTGAAGGTAACTGAGGCACTTGTGCAATACTTGCTTCAAAACCACAAGCTCCTTTTTTGTTCAGGTCAACATTATAACCGAAGTATTTGGGTATAAAAGGTTGTTCAGCCAACAGAATATTAACAAATTCCTCAGCTTCCATTTCCTGCAAAGCGTAATTAGATTGCAATTGTTCTTCTAATGTGCTGCTTAGATTTTCACTTAGATTTTTACCGCATAAACTACCTGCTCCGTGTGCTGGAAGTATGGCAATATGTTTTGGCAAAGGCATAATGCGCTCGCGTGTGCTGTGAAACATTTGCAAGGCCAATGCTCTTTTAGTAGCCGTAATATTGCCGGCGTTTTCGCGCAAATCAGGACGGCCGACATCACCAATAAACAAGGTATCACCAGTAAACAAGGCTAAGTCAGTGCCTTCTTCGTTGCTCAATAAAACACAAATACTATCCGGTGAATGTCCCGGAGTGTTGATGGCACGCAAAAACGTTTTCCCAATAGTAATAATGTCTCCGTCATCAAAAGTCTCGTGAGGATAAGTAGCTCCGACCAATTCGCTCACATAAATGGTTGCCCCTGTTGCTTTAGCAATTTCATAATGACTGCTTACAAAATCGGCATGGGGATGTGTTTCAATAACGGCGACAATATTTGCATGATGTGCCTGTGCGAATTCATAATAAGGATTCGGGTTTCGCCCCGGATCTATTAATGCAATTTCTCCTTCGCTTAATATCAGATATGAAGCGTGAGCTAATTGTTTGTCGTAAAATTGTTCTATTTTAAATTTCATGTGTCAAAGGTATTTCTTTTATACTTCTTATCAAAAAAATAAATAACCCTCTTAGCTTGAGTATTTCATACCTGAAAATCGTACTTTTTGATTGTCAACTATGTTGATTTAGTATTTAGTTAAACAAGTCGCTTTATTTAACTACAAAACTACAAAAATATGATGACAACTTCATGTTTTTAAGGAAATTTAACTTAGGCCGCACAAAATAAGTGTTTGAACTTTGATTTTAAGACAATTCTCTAATTTGCCTTACAAAAAAATACTACCTCATATTGCAATTACAATTTTCGAGACAAGTTATGATTGTGGTGATTTCTTTTTCTTTAATAGAATAGAAAACGTTTTTCCCATCCCTTACAGCATGTAACAAACCTTTCATTTTCATATTGGCCAAATGATGGGATGTCAGCGATTGTTCTGTTTTGAGCTGTTCACAAATTTCGTTTACACATAATTTGCCGTTAGCTTCCAGTAATTCAACAATACCTAAGCGAACAGGGTGCGCAACTGTTTTTAGAATAATAGCAATGCGTTCTAACTTGTCTGCATTCATACAATTGCATTTAAACCGGTTTTAAAAGGATGTGGATATGTTCATATAAACAACCTGTAACTACAGAAAGTTTTTTATCATATCCTTTCGCAGGGAATGTCGTTTTCATATTGGCACTGTACGATTTTTGCAGTCGTTTCGTTACAAATTGTTACTTTTGCGCCCGCTAAAGTTAGAAACTGCCCTCATGAATAAAACCCTGATAGGTATAATAAGGGAAGAAAAGAATCCTCCCGACAACCGAGTACCATTAACACCCCGTCAATGTTCCTTTATACAAGAAAACTTTCCGGAAGTCAGTATAAGTGTACAGCCTTCAATACAGCGATGTTTTGCCGATTCTGAATATGAACAGGCAGGAATTGAAGTCAAGGAAGATCTCACTAAATGCCATATCTTGATGGGAGTGAAAGAACCGTTGCCAGACAGGTTGAT
This is a stretch of genomic DNA from Sphingobacteriales bacterium. It encodes these proteins:
- a CDS encoding cold shock domain-containing protein, with protein sequence MSKLTTNNQINKTTTYYIDATNVCYWSNPEVPSLAVLLKLLLILRKIKKQPFFCIFDANTAHKLPPDERDIYNYMLNNGNFHQVSGGKRADDYILSLADMYNGNVISNDNYSDPKYSRYRWKDRDYRPTRLFMGEVIKTTDGEHLMLFDLDINVRLDQSVSELFKELEKVLNPPKVHYNGVVKFYNNQRGWGGITFLKETDIAFTKSSDSNLSFEEGQEVEFKISETEKGLFAEDVVIKPATIKFFKGVISIYDEVRETGFISIVDGPQRLFFRKSYFDEGVDNSVITKNMEIECVIGTNSKGECARQIRFVAPGAEVLLRQQEEKVKIAEEKIKNLQELLLLSNKKLNQQAQELIVIRKKAESELETLKKAYQEEINALKSKIKPEVQSPLPEKEIEKNVETENKQKTLKKKPSKKSVESELKLPKELDKQANEKEQQQPSKAANTINKSTKQQKAVKVQDPVPVLIIPETKTELKTELNGKSETIVLQKKKMVVPAKQIGGKAYRLTRVASEINVEIDIVKEHLKNKNIEVENSPHAKIDEETRQLLIKDFKSVKALKEKTELIHLRTSKNVVEKVVKEETKHHKVQATEKKEFKISKPENYSKKMTEKDTNKPTVNPEEGTAKKNVKTGGKQTKKVELPLPEEFETEDKRLNWWSKLEPQWKKAFNVAMGNIESINKPTDADILRLVYMKTLDLDNTTKNTLTFKLTNLSGIKHLTNLTKLNVSGHELVNINGIMKLINLTDFNCSHNKLMSLNGLPYLENLERLDCSHNLLKAGNLKAIDFKIPTLRKLDCRVNQFLVADRKFLTDLRIKEVQF
- a CDS encoding TlpA family protein disulfide reductase, with the protein product MCKLFRFFPGFVAILMTLVILMPQTANAQKRKGKNKQPIKLTNIVEPDIAPIVPVVQRKTPQTLVTISGKITKAQNALISLDILDNPINNNILSFASKIDSTGQFTIQLPLEYPTFAWIFHANQSVPVFIHPEDGLTITLNGVDLVNTIKYTGRGAENCRLTTEYYRKFNRATQRSITTQKMSELSPEDFIIYANDLKKQKQQLLSDFKEKNIITALCENFVKAQILAEWAAVLMDFPVAYSFKTNEISPVLPDGYYDFLSEVDFNNEEIMQLNVYTDFLLKYVTHKFNKSINRATYNPENFYADKYEFAKKILSGKALYFVQAISIADACTYSKVELMAPKFDEFIIACPFGNFNQALAEIFDQSYKIRAGQQAPDFTLTNLNGDTITLSQLRGKVVYVDFWATWCGPCIKEFPYSEKLKKRFSHKNVAFVYISVDESQEVWANYLRTKDISSDTSLHLLASALESDAGFQYNVKGVPRYLIIDADGIIADSNAKRPSDMGIISDLEKVLSKSPLKQN